DNA from Globicephala melas chromosome 11, mGloMel1.2, whole genome shotgun sequence:
GCCCGCCCCCTAGGCGCCGCTGGGGTCCCTGCGCGTCCGCCCCTCCCCGCCAGACCCCCGCCTCCTGCCGCGAGCAGCTGTTCGCCCGGGAAACGCCCAGTTTCAGTTCCGTGGCCTTGCAAAATGCAAGCCCTGCGCCTGTGCAGGTCCCGCTGCCTTAAAGCTCCTAGAGGTTGGGTTATCGGAACTGAGATGGGGATTTTCACTGTGAGTCGCGGCCTCTCTGAAGGGTGGGGCGTGGCTAAATGCAAGCtttttgtgtctcagttttgGGAGGTCATCAGCGATGAGCATGGGATCGACCCCACCGGCAGTTACCATGGAGACAGTGACCTGCAGCTGGAGAGAATCAACGTGTACTACAATGAAGCCACTGGTGATGGCCTttaccccttcccctctcccccggGGACTGACCCCAGGGGTGTGGCCCCAGGGGAGGGTGGACTGGCGGATTTAGGATTCCCATCTTTCCCTGAGGTTTTCCAGCGGGCGCCCCTTTGAGAATCCTGTCGTCCTATGTCCTTTGTTTGGGGGAGACAATCAGCGCCTGCAAAAAGGAAGCTGGTTCCAGGCCCTCCTCTCCCGAGCTCTCTGCCTGCAGGTCTGAGTCCTGCTCTGTCCCCGCAGGTAACAAATACGTGCCTCGGGCCATCCTGGTGGATCTGGAGCCGGGCACCATGGACTCGGTCAGGTCTGGACCCTTCGGCCAGATCTTCAGGCCCGACAACTTCGTGTTTGGTGAGTGACTGCCATGGCTGACGGCCTGGGAGGCACATTTTACGCTGGACAGCTCAGGGTGGAGCGGTGTGACCGCCTTAGAGTTGTATAGAGTATAGagttgtgtgttgattttgtctCAGTATACCCTAAAACAAAATGCCGTTCAACCTCTAATAGCCAGGTCCCTAACCCTCCTTATTTATAATCATGTCCACGACCAAATATTTTAATGTCTGGCCATTTTAACGACAACCTGAAATAATCTGCTCGGAGCACTGACTCCCTGAGCTCTATTAAAGGGTTTAGGGAGAAAGGAATCGAAGGCAGTCATCAGGGACTTACGAAGACTCTTTCCCTCCGGCAGGCCAGAGCGGTGCCGGCAACAACTGGGCCAAGGGCCACTACACGGAGGGCGCGGAGCTGGTGGACTCGGTCCTGGACGTGGTCCGGAAGGAGTCAGAAAGCTGTGACTGTCTGCAGGGCTTCCAGCTGACCCACTCGCTGGGGGGTGGCACCGGGTCCGGGATGGGCACCCTCCTCATCAGCAAGATCCGCGAGGAGTACCCCGACCGCATCATGAACACCTTCAGCGTGATGCCCTCGCCCAAGGTGTCGGACACGGTGGTGGAGCCCTACAACGCCACGCTGTCCGTGCACCAGCTGGTGGAGAACACGGACGAGACCTACTGCATCGACAACGAGGCGCTGTACGACATCTGCTTCCGCACCCTGAAGCTGACCACGCCCACCTACGGGGACCTCAACCACCTGGTGTCGGCCACCATGAGCGGGGTCACCACGTGCCTGCGCTTCCCGGGCCAGCTCAACGCCGACCTGCGCAAGCTGGCCGTGAACATGGTGCCCTTCCCGCGCCTGCACTTCTTCATGCCCGGCTTCGCGCCGCTGACCAGCCGGGGCAGCCAGCAGTACCGCGCGCTGACGGTGCCCGAGCTCACGCAGCAGATGTTCGACTCCAAGAACATGATGGCCGCCTGCGACCCGCGCCACGGCCGCTACCTGACCGTGGCCGCCATCTTCCGGGGCCGCATGTCCATGAAGGAGGTGGACGAGCAGATGCTCAACGTGCAGAACAAGAACAGCAGCTACTTCGTCGAGTGGATCCCCAACAACGTGAAGACGGCCGTGTGCGACATCCCGCCCCGCGGGCTCAAGATGTCGGCCACCTTCATCGGCAACAGCACGGCCATCCAGGAGCTGTTCAAGCGCATCTCGGAGCAGTTCACGGCCATGTTCCGCCGCAAGGCCTTCCTGCACTGGTACACGGGCGAGGGCATGGACGAGATGGAGTTCACCGAGGCCGAGAGCAACATGAACGACCTGGTGTCCGAGTACCAGCAGTACCAGGACGCCACGGCCGACGAGCAGGGGGAGTTTGAGGAGGAGGAGGGCGAGGACGAGGCCTGAGCCCCGCGTGCGGCTGGACGTGGCCGGAGGCCCCGTGGCTGGAGGCCGGGAGGAGAGCGAGGGGGAGGGGGGCCTGCGGAAGGAGAGAAACATGGGCTGGGGTCACCGCGGCCGGGCGCTGGTTCACAGGTGCTCTTCACTGTTgcccgtccctttttttttttcctctttgtaataTTGATGACATCCATGTAACAGCTGAGATCTTTCTGAACTACTGTTGTAATGGCTAAAATCACATAAACGTTTGTGTCCTAATGGTgtcctcttttctgtctctttattatCAATTTAAATGTCACTTTCAGAACACATTATATTGAATCCTTCTTTCAGAAAAGCGAAGGGATGGGGAAAATCTCACATGAATTTACTGTTCAATGTGGTAAAACTGAACCAACCACAGTCACAGCCAATTTAGGAGGGGAGAGCAATCCGAATTTTAAGATGCCTTCAAGTAAATATGTTAGAGTTGAGAGATGCCTGCTTGAGAGCACACTGACTATTCTCATGGAGAAACGCTACTATACCTTTATTTCCTCTACAAATAGTTACTACATGCGCACAGCACAGAGAGTGGAAAGAAAGCCGCTCTTCCTCCTGTGTCTCGACGCATTTTCTTTCCCGGAGGGCAAGCATTCTTATATTGTTATCTTTCTTGCGTCCTTGCAGAAATTTTCCATGAGTCTTGAAACCTACTGAGattattccctttttctttcttcacaggtTATGATACCAATACTGTTCTGCTGCCTTTTTTCACTAAACAGTGTATCTTTAAAATACAGAGCGGCCGCCTCCTTTCAATGGATAAATAGTTCCCGTTATGTCGCTGcgccatattttatttaaccagttcccGACCactggacatgtaggttgcttatGCTTTTATCTTATAGCGCCACAGTGAATAAGTCTGTGCATATATCATCGTGTGAAGTTCTCTAAGTGGAATATTCTGTCAAAGGGTATATGATACTGTGACATTTTAAGTTAATGAAATCCCCTGTACTTAGAAATCCCAACAGATTTATAAATTGTTAATAGACTAAAATTCTCAAGCAAGCTTTCTCCCAGCAATTATGCTTTTACTACATTACAAACTATTTGCACATTAACTACCTTTGGatttatatgaaattataaattCTGGATTACTGGAGAGTTTTACTTTTAATAGGTAAGCCACTATAATTTTCAGTTTATTGTGTTCCTACCATGCAGCTTTGAAatttgggatttgaacccaagcctgCCTCTAGACTTCAACTCAATCACCAAAGAAGCTGTGGGATTTTAACAAGTGACTTTTAGTAAAGATTATATGCTTCTGTGGGATCAGTTATACTTTGTCAAAATGTGCCAATGTTCTGCCTTAATCCGGGCCAGTCAGTTTCTCAGTTTGGGAAGAGCAGTGAAGTGTAAGTAATAAGCAAATGTGCAAAACATATTTACGTTCCCctctaggaagaaaaaaacaccaaGGAAACTGTAGGTTTatgatttttctctaatttttagacAAAttcaaaattagagaaaatattccTTTAAATCTGATCCTGTGTTCATTTCATTCTACTTGGTTCTATTCCCACTtaagtgtgtggttttttttaaagaagaaaaacaaggaggaagaggaggggtgaAGAGGCTGAAGTATGAAAGCAGTTTCAAAGAAGAAGTGTGAGCAGCGCCGTTCTAAATAGTGTGAAAATAAGCTCATTCTACCAAATGCCCCCCAAGTGGGAATGAGGAGCGCTGCGCCTTCTGAATATTATACATCATAAAACTAGAGCCAGTGATGCGGAGGGTCAAACGGGTCAGGAGCAGGGGATTCTGCTTTAATTTTCTACACTTAACAATGAACAGGCAGGTGCATTTCCTGCTGAGCTAGTGTAAAGCTTCCAACAACCTCGCTGAAGCGGAACATTGGTTTGAAGAGCTCTGATCACTCGGGGCAGCTGCCAGCGCCCCCTGGATCCCCCTTGGCCATGCCTTCCCACAACCTGTCAGACACATGATGGGTAACTTTGGAGACGAGAGGGAATCCTGCCAGGTGCCTCTTGGCATCCTGTAAGTGTCCTGCTTCTCTTTCCACCTTGTGAGAAAAGAGCTGacaggaggcacccagcaggccaGCCTGCCAGCCCGTCGGCACACCCACACACGCACACTGCCAGGGCTCGCTTCTGCATGAGCGGAACAGGGGTGCCAGACCGACCCGCCAAGCAGACGCTACAGGGCGAAACTTTAGAAGCCCATTTGTATAAAGGGACTTGAAATGCACACATAGGAAAACACTGCAAAAGTAGGAAAATGCACAGAATAGCAGCTGAATTACGAGATACTTTTTGAAACTGTTCCTTTCGTTTGTCACGTTAGCATTGTGTGATGGGATTTGGTAGTGGGGGTGATGGTGACGGTGTGTTTTCGACACCATTTCTACAAAGTGATTCTTCCAGCCCTCCCTGAGGTGCACCAGGAGGACATTCACTTCCGGTCAGGCATGGTACCCGAATTACGAGACCCACTGGGATGCGATGCAGGATTCTGAGGCTGGGGTTAGGGAGGGTGAGCTGGAGTCCCCCCAAGCGTCTGAGAAGGAACGGGAACCCCAACGTGCTCCAGCTTTGCCTGCACCTCTGCCTCAGCCCTGAGCTGAGCTCCCATTTCATCACTAACTGTGCTAGATTAATAGAAATTTGAGCTAAAAGTAACCTGAAGAGGTCATCTAGTTGGACTTCCTTATCTTGTAAGTAAGGAGacggaggctcagagaacttTGTCTCATTTCACAGAACTTTCTGTACAAATCAGATCTTGGACTCTGTTCTCTTCTCTAGAGCCGCACCTCCCAGGTCCTGCTGTTGACAAGGCCACACGAGGATcatgaaggagggaaagaggagtgTCCTGGCTTCAAGGAAAAACCCAGAGGTGTCCCTGGGTCCACACTCAACCTTCCCACATGGGCTGGGCACAGGGTCGAGTGTTTTGTCTCTGACGGGGTCAGTGTCAGGCAACGCTGCATCTCCTGATTCTAAAACACCACACGTATGTCCTACTGCAATTACGGTGGCAAGGATACTCCATCGGGGGGTACTTAGGGTGAAAATGAGTGGGAGTTCATGAATATTCCTTGGAGTACCGCCTTTTACACCATTTTAGTTGTAACTTGCGTACTGCACAACACTAGTTGACAACTGGAATGATGCTGATTTATTTCCGGTGTGTAAGAGAAATTCTCTTGCAAGGTCATGCTTTTCTAAATGGCTCCAAGTTGAGCCCTTTACTTGAAAACAGACTCATTCCTACCTGTGCTTCTCAGAGGcgttttctcctccctccctgacccTTCGTGCTCTTCTTAAGGCGTGCGTGCGACACGTGTGCAGAGAAGTGGAGAATGGACACTGGATGGGTAACCAGAAGTTTCTCCCATAATCAGAGGGGGGGCTAAGGAGTGACATTAACCCCGATCTCTTAGCTCCTGCTGCAGGGCTCTCTGCAGACATGCGTTTGCAAAGTGTTTCATGCCAGGAGTTCCCATTTTCTAAAACAGGGAGCTGAAGACTGAAGCGAAGAAGATTCTTGATTCAAATTCCTGGATCGAAATGTTAACTCCTCTCACGTCAGGACCTTCCTAACCTTTAGTCAGCTGATGCCAGCACATACCCATGGCTTCCAGGGAAATTCCTTTCAATGATCTGTAGTGCAGTGGCCATGTCAGCTTGCACCCATGGTGAACGTTTGTTTGGCCAAAgcagtgggattttttttcatgaatgtgTTCAGTGTGACCTGCACACCTGGCCACTGAGGAGAATGAACCAAGGCGACTTGGGTGAattgggtgggaggagagggtaCAGGGCATACACGGGGCGTGAGCAGCTGGGGGCCACCTGGGTCACGGGGACAGCCTGCCCAGGAGGACGCTGGTACATGCCAGGGAACAATGCAAGTCAGTGTGCTGGAGGGCCAGCCGGGGCGGGGAATCTGTGGGACAGCCACTTCCAGACGCAGCGGAGACCCCGGGGGGACAGCTGAGAGGGACGCGCCTTCGGAGGCTAAGACGGGAAGATTCAAGCCTTGAGAAGGTCAGATCCTTCCAAGATAGTGCTCTGAAGAGCAAACTATACTGCAACGAGCCCGAATCAGGACAGCAACTCTTCAGCTTCTCCTTTCTTTTAGATCTCTGGGCGGACAGGCATGATTTAGGGTCTCGTTTACAGGAAACGGGCAGGGAGTCAACGTTTACCAAGTGCCGACTGCGTGCCAGGAATGTTACTGTGGAGACCACAGTGTAGAGGGGACACAGCTCTCAGTCACGTCATTTACTAACTCCGGGATCTTAATGAGTCACTTCACCTCTGTAAATTCCTTTATAAAACCGAGTCCTTACCCTACTTGTACAGAGGGTTAAAGGGCATTAGCTATGTGTAGTGATAAGAAAGTGGTGACATATGCAGGATTTATTGAACATGTAGGTTACGTAtttgtctcatttcatcctctcaGAGATGCTGTACAGTTTAGGTGCTTTTCACTGTGTCCAAAATCAATTCAAAATTTACTTACAAAAGGGGTAAGGTTGGGAGACTGTTGGCTCACATAATTTAAAAGCCCAGCGCAGACCTTTCTGGCTGTCTCGTGGCTGCATCTGGAGCCTCTAAATAAGTTCGCAGAGCGTTGTCCTCCTCTGCTGCTCTCCTGGCGCCGCAGTTTTCCGTTGGGTTTCACGCTGAGGCAGGGTCTCCCCACCGAGTGGCTACTTTAGGTTCATTCCACACTATCCCTAGAGACTCAGAGAAAAGAAGAACCCAGACTGGCCAGACAGATGTTGTGTGCCCATCCCTGGATCGGTCATGTGGTCAGAGAAAAGCAATGCTGGTTGACTACCCTGGACTACCTGTCGTCCTGTGAGGTGGGCGAGTATGGGCCACATGCCTGGCAGTCTCATCCTTCCTTAGGGAACTGACCATTCCTGACAGAACTcgggttaagtgacttgcccccAAATCATTCAGCTCTAAGTGGAGGACCTGTGTATAAATCCCAgggttttctgactccaaagtgcGTGATGTTATATATAgttttaagagattaaaaactaagaaaaacagatttatccACAATATTTACCAATTCAGGTCACTTCATCTTTGTGGGTGGATCACATCTCCTTCTGCCTGAAAAACTTCCTTTACGTTTCCTGTAGTGCAGACCTGCTGGCCATGAACCTCTCGGCTTTTGTTTGGCTCAAAAAGGTATTTTGCCTcacttttcaaagatattttcactggatatagaattctaggtggACAACTTGTTTTCTATCAGCACTTTAAAGACATAATTCTATGGTCTCCTAACTTGTGCTGTATGAGACATCACCAATAATTATCAACCTTGTTTCCCTGTatgtaatgttttctttttctgtctagcTGCTTTTAAGATGATTTCAAGATAATCACTATTTTCCAGCAGTTTTAAGGTGATGTGCCTTGGGGTGCTCTCCTCTTTTTTATTCTACTTGGAGTTTCTTGAGCTTCCTGAATCTGTGAGCTTACAGTTTCATCGAATTCATAAAATTTTCgaccataatttcttcaaatatttttccatccccctaCTTTATTCTGAGATTCCAACTGCATGCATTttagacttcttttttaaaaaaatttatttattttatttttggctgtgttgggtcttcattgctgcacgcgggctttctctaattgcggcaagtgggggctactctttgttgcattgtgtgggcttctcattgcggtggcttctcttgttgtggagcacgggctctaggcgcgcgggctccagtagttgtggtgtgtgggctcagtagttgtggcttgtgggctctagagcgcaggctcagtagttgtggcgcacgggcttagttgctccgcggc
Protein-coding regions in this window:
- the LOC115866214 gene encoding tubulin beta-2B chain, yielding MREIVHIQAGQCGNQIGAKFWEVISDEHGIDPTGSYHGDSDLQLERINVYYNEATGNKYVPRAILVDLEPGTMDSVRSGPFGQIFRPDNFVFGQSGAGNNWAKGHYTEGAELVDSVLDVVRKESESCDCLQGFQLTHSLGGGTGSGMGTLLISKIREEYPDRIMNTFSVMPSPKVSDTVVEPYNATLSVHQLVENTDETYCIDNEALYDICFRTLKLTTPTYGDLNHLVSATMSGVTTCLRFPGQLNADLRKLAVNMVPFPRLHFFMPGFAPLTSRGSQQYRALTVPELTQQMFDSKNMMAACDPRHGRYLTVAAIFRGRMSMKEVDEQMLNVQNKNSSYFVEWIPNNVKTAVCDIPPRGLKMSATFIGNSTAIQELFKRISEQFTAMFRRKAFLHWYTGEGMDEMEFTEAESNMNDLVSEYQQYQDATADEQGEFEEEEGEDEA